The proteins below come from a single Leptospiraceae bacterium genomic window:
- a CDS encoding 3-oxoacid CoA-transferase, protein MKKDVLIFKNSDEMIKQFIEPAMHIHISATIGRPNALINSLARVFRNQNPEFTISTVAFHSTAHVLSLKKLMKKAITGFLGDNYPKPAPNRLYMNVLNNQPFEVELWSLLSMIQRLMAGAQHLPYYVTKSLTDSDLFWDKLNKSVFLVPDPDNPGENLTLVKALNPDYTFVHGVCADENGNIVLPQPMGEGNWGALAATKGVIATVEKFVPADKIPPEYIHIPGVCVRAVCEARFGAHPQSLRVPRSLKSIPEFEDISSYRDDYNFIMEAATVGDSDIAAQAFELMWVDLKNGHDDYLELLSEERLEALKKPQKIRNKRLSQAPANESEQMIIIASRAIVDHVVNRHYSTILAGIGAAHMAAWCAAYLLERKNIKVKVMAELGFYGVLPHYGDIFLFSQLHANRSEQLSDIVQILGTLVPKDCLGVLGLAEIDRLGNINSTRLPNGKFMVGSGGANDIASTADCLVVGKAIKSRFVDNVSYITSPGKNVFQVVCQFGRFTRNPENSIYQLSHYLPSPIDGDLDPKDAVEKYTSWSAYAGMPLMEEPPSQDELDILRRLDPDKIFLG, encoded by the coding sequence ATGAAAAAAGATGTTTTGATCTTCAAAAATTCAGATGAAATGATAAAGCAGTTTATTGAACCTGCAATGCATATTCATATATCAGCAACCATTGGAAGACCGAATGCTCTCATTAATTCCTTAGCAAGAGTATTTCGAAATCAGAATCCTGAATTTACAATTAGCACGGTTGCATTTCATTCCACTGCACACGTACTTTCATTAAAAAAATTAATGAAAAAAGCAATCACTGGATTTTTAGGGGATAATTATCCGAAACCCGCACCGAATCGACTTTATATGAATGTATTAAACAATCAACCATTTGAAGTAGAATTATGGTCTTTACTGAGCATGATTCAAAGATTAATGGCTGGTGCGCAACATCTTCCGTATTATGTTACAAAGTCTTTGACTGATAGTGATTTATTTTGGGACAAATTGAATAAATCCGTTTTTTTAGTTCCCGATCCAGACAATCCCGGAGAAAATTTAACTCTCGTCAAAGCACTCAATCCTGATTATACTTTTGTTCATGGTGTTTGTGCAGATGAAAATGGAAATATAGTTTTACCACAACCAATGGGAGAAGGAAACTGGGGAGCACTTGCGGCAACAAAAGGTGTAATCGCAACAGTTGAAAAATTTGTTCCAGCCGATAAAATTCCACCTGAATACATTCATATCCCTGGAGTATGTGTACGGGCAGTGTGTGAAGCACGTTTCGGCGCACATCCACAATCTTTACGAGTTCCACGTTCTCTAAAAAGTATTCCCGAATTTGAAGATATTTCTTCTTATAGAGATGATTATAATTTTATTATGGAAGCTGCAACAGTCGGTGACTCAGATATTGCGGCACAAGCTTTCGAATTAATGTGGGTTGATTTAAAAAATGGGCATGACGATTATTTGGAACTATTAAGTGAAGAAAGACTAGAGGCTTTAAAAAAACCACAGAAAATTCGAAACAAACGTTTATCCCAAGCACCGGCAAACGAATCGGAGCAAATGATCATAATCGCTTCCCGAGCTATAGTAGATCATGTGGTTAATAGACATTATTCTACAATTCTAGCAGGAATCGGTGCGGCTCATATGGCTGCTTGGTGTGCGGCTTATTTATTGGAACGTAAAAATATAAAAGTAAAAGTTATGGCAGAGTTAGGGTTTTACGGTGTTTTACCTCACTATGGAGATATATTTTTATTTAGTCAATTACATGCAAATAGATCAGAACAATTGTCTGATATTGTCCAAATACTTGGAACACTAGTACCAAAAGACTGTTTAGGAGTATTAGGATTAGCCGAAATTGATCGATTAGGAAATATAAACTCAACTCGACTTCCAAACGGTAAATTCATGGTTGGATCCGGCGGGGCAAATGATATCGCATCTACAGCAGATTGCCTTGTAGTAGGAAAAGCTATCAAAAGCCGTTTCGTGGATAATGTAAGTTATATCACATCTCCCGGAAAAAATGTATTTCAAGTAGTTTGTCAGTTTGGTCGTTTTACTCGTAATCCTGAAAACTCTATCTATCAACTATCGCATTATTTGCCTTCTCCAATTGATGGCGATTTAGATCCAAAAGATGCTGTAGAAAAGTATACTTCTTGGTCAGCGTACGCAGGAATGCCATTAATGGAAGAACCGCCTTCTCAAGATGAGTTGGATATACTTAGAAGATTAGATCCAGATAAGATTTTTCTGGGTTAA
- a CDS encoding DNA alkylation repair protein, with product MEPLKNQYSKEWIFNFAEHIKIIEPTINMKEFIDKIVANPWKTLELKQRISKIADISIEYLEADIKGLFSKLILLMEELRRSGIPDFNFPYIFLPDIVAKVGLDHFSLSMMTLEKITVFTSGEFAIRFFYQRDFDKTVKQMFVWSKHKHPMVRRLASEGSRPNLPWGIGIPKIKTNPEIHLPILENLWNDPNEIVRRSVANHLNDISKLNPEITWSFCKNKLGHSKETDKSIKHALRTLFKKGDKHVLTRYSYDVNWNPKKVTIDLAQSSIHIGEDLIFFINIFHDEKKSKKLRLEYKIVYCLANGKTGTKIFQLGEKVLESGKNLEISKKHSFKPITTRTYYHGLHKLVLVINGNEVSSKKFILEN from the coding sequence GTGGAGCCATTAAAAAACCAATATTCAAAGGAATGGATTTTTAATTTTGCAGAGCATATTAAAATAATTGAACCTACTATTAATATGAAAGAATTTATTGATAAAATCGTAGCTAATCCTTGGAAAACATTGGAATTAAAACAACGGATTTCTAAAATTGCAGACATTTCTATTGAATATTTAGAGGCAGATATAAAAGGCCTTTTTTCTAAGTTAATTCTTTTAATGGAAGAGTTAAGACGCTCAGGTATTCCCGACTTTAATTTTCCATATATTTTTTTACCTGATATTGTAGCAAAAGTTGGATTGGATCACTTTTCTTTGAGTATGATGACATTAGAAAAAATAACTGTATTTACAAGCGGAGAGTTCGCAATTCGTTTTTTCTATCAAAGGGATTTTGATAAAACGGTAAAACAAATGTTCGTCTGGTCAAAACATAAACATCCAATGGTTCGTCGTCTTGCGAGTGAAGGGAGTCGACCTAATTTACCTTGGGGAATCGGAATTCCAAAAATAAAAACAAATCCAGAAATTCATCTTCCTATATTAGAGAATCTTTGGAATGATCCAAATGAAATAGTGAGACGAAGTGTTGCCAATCATTTGAATGATATCTCAAAATTAAATCCAGAGATAACATGGAGTTTCTGTAAAAATAAATTAGGTCATTCAAAAGAAACAGACAAGTCAATAAAACATGCCCTGCGTACTCTTTTTAAAAAAGGGGATAAACATGTTTTAACTCGGTATTCTTACGATGTAAATTGGAATCCGAAGAAGGTTACTATAGATTTGGCGCAATCATCAATTCATATAGGAGAGGATTTGATATTTTTCATTAACATTTTTCACGATGAAAAAAAATCTAAAAAATTGCGATTGGAGTATAAAATTGTATATTGTCTAGCTAATGGTAAAACTGGTACTAAAATTTTTCAACTCGGAGAGAAAGTATTAGAGTCTGGAAAAAATTTAGAAATATCTAAAAAACATTCATTTAAACCAATTACTACAAGGACTTACTATCACGGATTACATAAATTAGTCCTAGTTATCAATGGAAATGAAGTCAGCTCTAAAAAATTCATTCTAGAAAATTAA
- a CDS encoding DUF4399 domain-containing protein — protein MYKYVICVVFAISLWGCGTKNPSGRVFFISPQTGEEVKSPVQFKMGVEGLEIQPAGEVVEGKGHHHIIINGETFPSGQAVPFIEKKTFHFGKGQTEASIDLEPGEYDIILQFANGAHVSYGPELSSKIRIKVIP, from the coding sequence ATGTATAAATATGTAATTTGTGTTGTGTTTGCTATTAGTCTTTGGGGGTGTGGAACAAAAAATCCGTCCGGTAGAGTTTTTTTTATTAGTCCACAAACAGGAGAAGAAGTAAAAAGCCCTGTTCAATTTAAAATGGGAGTAGAAGGATTGGAAATCCAACCGGCAGGGGAAGTAGTAGAAGGCAAAGGACATCATCATATTATTATCAATGGAGAAACATTTCCTTCAGGCCAAGCTGTTCCGTTTATTGAGAAAAAAACTTTCCATTTTGGAAAAGGACAAACAGAAGCATCTATAGATTTAGAGCCGGGTGAATACGATATTATCCTCCAATTTGCAAATGGAGCACATGTATCATACGGTCCAGAACTTTCTTCAAAAATTAGAATCAAAGTAATCCCATAG
- a CDS encoding NmrA family NAD(P)-binding protein: MKKVGIIGGTGMLGKPVVNALLTSGFEVFAMVRDIIQAKISLPIGVHLIVGDLKNPADIDNFLSQVEVVHLNLSVLHNETQTDFHTEEQGLKILLEIAKRKKIKRISYLSSLVMNYQGTNGFNWWVFNLKLNAVKEIKNSGIPYTVFYPSSFMDNFLNIQKLGNKIQLAGHSRFKMFYISGEDYGRQVAKSFKVLSEENRDYPVQGLTPYNADEAAKLFVKFYKKENLRIQKAPLFLLKFLGKFNLKFLYASKIIEALNNYPEKFQAELTWRELGKPVLTLEEFAARF; the protein is encoded by the coding sequence ATCAAAAAAGTTGGAATCATTGGAGGTACGGGAATGTTAGGCAAACCAGTGGTTAATGCACTGTTAACTTCTGGTTTTGAAGTATTTGCAATGGTGCGGGATATTATACAGGCAAAGATAAGTTTGCCCATAGGTGTCCATCTAATAGTTGGTGATCTAAAAAATCCAGCTGATATAGATAATTTTTTAAGTCAGGTGGAAGTTGTGCATCTTAATTTATCAGTTCTACACAATGAAACACAGACGGATTTTCACACCGAGGAACAAGGTCTAAAAATACTTTTAGAAATTGCGAAACGAAAAAAAATTAAGCGAATATCCTATTTATCTTCTTTAGTTATGAATTACCAAGGGACCAATGGTTTTAATTGGTGGGTTTTTAATTTAAAATTAAATGCTGTTAAAGAAATCAAAAATTCAGGAATTCCTTATACTGTCTTTTATCCTTCCAGTTTTATGGATAATTTTCTAAATATTCAGAAATTAGGAAACAAAATTCAATTAGCCGGTCATTCTCGTTTTAAAATGTTTTACATTTCTGGCGAAGACTATGGAAGACAAGTTGCAAAATCTTTCAAGGTTTTGTCAGAGGAAAATAGAGATTATCCCGTACAAGGATTAACTCCTTACAATGCGGACGAAGCCGCAAAGTTATTTGTGAAATTTTATAAAAAAGAAAACTTAAGAATTCAAAAAGCTCCTTTGTTTCTCCTAAAGTTTTTGGGAAAATTCAATCTAAAGTTTTTATATGCAAGTAAAATTATTGAAGCACTAAATAATTACCCTGAAAAATTTCAGGCGGAACTTACGTGGAGAGAATTAGGCAAACCTGTATTAACTCTTGAGGAGTTTGCTGCTCGGTTTTAA
- a CDS encoding alpha/beta fold hydrolase, which yields MISFSILGGLLLILLSIVLFISFLLYPLYKNYFLRKYAVTDIADEVFFGITNDGWNLAIHRHKPIKPLANAYPIILVHGIVTNKYFMDLDADHSLAYHFKKLGYDVYAVSLRGCGKSYNETDNTNYSFDDMVDKDVPTIIEEVCNISGKQKVNWVAHSMGAMIMYSYLGISNKKQKEKVKSFVSLGGPGNVSHSSPVIGKAGLKYISFVKG from the coding sequence ATGATTTCCTTTTCTATTCTAGGTGGGCTTTTATTAATTCTATTATCCATAGTTTTATTTATTTCGTTTTTACTTTATCCTCTTTATAAAAATTATTTTTTAAGAAAATATGCAGTAACGGATATTGCGGATGAAGTATTTTTCGGGATTACAAATGACGGTTGGAATTTAGCAATTCACAGACATAAACCAATAAAACCTCTGGCAAATGCATATCCTATAATACTCGTACATGGAATCGTTACTAATAAATATTTTATGGATTTAGACGCAGACCATTCACTTGCCTATCATTTTAAAAAATTGGGTTACGACGTGTATGCCGTTTCTCTGCGCGGATGCGGAAAGTCTTACAATGAAACGGATAATACCAATTACTCTTTTGATGACATGGTGGACAAAGATGTCCCAACGATAATCGAAGAAGTTTGTAATATCTCCGGAAAACAAAAAGTCAATTGGGTCGCTCATTCAATGGGTGCAATGATTATGTATTCTTATTTAGGAATCTCAAATAAAAAGCAAAAAGAAAAAGTTAAAAGTTTTGTTTCTTTAGGAGGTCCTGGAAATGTAAGTCACTCTAGCCCGGTAATTGGAAAAGCAGGACTTAAGTATATTTCTTTCGTAAAAGGGTAG
- a CDS encoding DUF3805 domain-containing protein produces MNDLSYQPYRSPNGWYMLAYPEYWEVEVIEEIPAFYDPDGAGALQVSAFENKLGSYNLSEELARFLAIHKIEYDEDCVASFKNNLGSEIKACEFISEERFWLVYMISFGSKLIVCTYNSDERPDKELSIILTNIISSIRFLHPEN; encoded by the coding sequence ATGAATGATTTAAGTTATCAACCTTACCGCTCACCAAATGGCTGGTATATGCTCGCTTACCCAGAATACTGGGAAGTCGAAGTCATTGAAGAAATTCCTGCTTTTTACGACCCTGACGGAGCCGGAGCATTGCAAGTTTCTGCATTCGAAAACAAACTCGGAAGTTATAATCTCTCTGAGGAACTAGCACGATTTTTAGCTATTCATAAAATTGAATATGATGAAGATTGTGTCGCCAGTTTTAAAAACAATTTAGGTAGCGAAATCAAAGCCTGTGAGTTTATTTCGGAGGAAAGATTTTGGTTGGTTTATATGATTTCCTTCGGTTCTAAGTTAATTGTATGCACATACAATAGCGATGAACGCCCCGATAAAGAATTATCTATTATACTTACAAATATCATTAGCTCTATTCGGTTTTTACACCCAGAAAATTAG
- the trxA gene encoding thioredoxin — MALAEITDSTYKQETSSGLVLVDCWAEWCGPCRMVGPVLEELSKEYGEKVSIKKLNVDDNQRTAQDLGIQSIPTLLLYKDGSLVDKAIGALPKNQIKNFIERHQ, encoded by the coding sequence ATGGCATTAGCAGAAATTACGGATTCTACTTACAAGCAGGAAACTAGTTCTGGTTTGGTATTAGTGGATTGTTGGGCAGAATGGTGTGGTCCTTGTAGAATGGTAGGTCCAGTACTAGAAGAACTTTCTAAAGAATACGGTGAAAAAGTTTCTATTAAAAAATTGAATGTAGATGATAACCAAAGAACTGCACAAGATTTAGGAATTCAATCTATTCCAACACTTCTTCTTTACAAGGATGGATCTTTAGTTGATAAAGCAATTGGCGCATTACCTAAAAACCAAATCAAAAACTTTATCGAAAGACACCAGTGA
- a CDS encoding acyl-CoA dehydrogenase family protein, translated as MKRVLPFTEEHHSFRESTRKFFETDVKPFHEEWEKVGIVPREIWLKAGAAGLLCPDVPEEFGGSGADFLYNLIIIEESSRAGNSGFFISLHNDIIAPYITEYANEEQKKRWLPGCISGEKILAIAMTEPGTGSDLKAIRTTAIEKEDHFLLNGSKTFISNGQLADYVIVAAKTSDDSMSLLMVERGMPGFERGRRLEKIGLKAQDTSELHFTDVKVPKENLIGKKGQGFRYLMTKLAKERLVLAVGATEATAAVHEITIRYLKEREAFGKKIGSFQHIRFKMAEMKTELEVCRSFCDQAVNAIMSGELTTSEASMAKWYSTEMQKRHTDDCLQFFGGYGYMMEYPIARAYLDARVQTIYAGTTEIMKEIIARSIGL; from the coding sequence GTGAAAAGAGTTTTACCTTTCACAGAAGAGCACCACAGTTTCAGAGAATCGACTCGTAAGTTCTTTGAAACGGACGTGAAACCTTTTCATGAGGAATGGGAAAAAGTAGGAATTGTTCCAAGAGAAATCTGGCTGAAAGCAGGTGCAGCCGGATTACTTTGCCCCGATGTCCCAGAAGAATTTGGAGGATCGGGAGCTGATTTTTTATACAATTTAATTATCATAGAAGAATCCTCTAGAGCTGGCAATAGTGGATTTTTTATTTCCCTCCACAATGATATTATTGCGCCTTATATCACTGAATACGCGAATGAAGAACAAAAAAAACGCTGGCTCCCAGGATGCATATCGGGAGAAAAAATACTAGCGATTGCGATGACAGAACCTGGTACAGGCTCTGATTTAAAAGCAATTAGAACTACAGCTATAGAAAAAGAAGATCATTTTCTTTTGAATGGATCAAAAACTTTTATCAGTAACGGTCAATTAGCGGATTACGTTATCGTTGCTGCAAAAACGAGCGATGATTCCATGAGCCTTCTTATGGTTGAGCGTGGAATGCCCGGTTTTGAAAGAGGTAGACGACTCGAAAAAATTGGTCTAAAAGCACAAGATACTTCGGAACTTCATTTTACAGATGTCAAGGTTCCTAAAGAAAACTTAATCGGAAAAAAAGGTCAAGGTTTTCGTTATCTAATGACCAAACTGGCAAAAGAAAGACTAGTTCTTGCAGTAGGCGCTACAGAGGCAACTGCAGCCGTTCATGAAATTACGATACGTTATCTCAAAGAACGAGAAGCATTTGGAAAAAAAATTGGAAGTTTCCAACATATTCGTTTTAAAATGGCAGAGATGAAAACCGAATTAGAAGTCTGTCGTTCTTTTTGTGATCAAGCGGTTAATGCGATTATGTCGGGCGAACTAACAACTAGTGAAGCATCTATGGCAAAATGGTATTCAACAGAAATGCAAAAACGTCATACAGATGATTGTCTTCAATTTTTCGGTGGGTATGGATATATGATGGAGTATCCTATTGCGAGAGCCTATTTGGATGCAAGAGTACAAACAATATATGCCGGAACTACTGAAATTATGAAAGAAATTATTGCTCGAAGTATCGGACTTTAA
- a CDS encoding ABC transporter ATP-binding protein, which translates to MAIVKIENLKKSYYISDKGVPILWDLNLEIGVGEIVSVEGSSGVGKSTLLNILGAMDEFDSGLVEVCGVNLGEINNTEKEKFRANKISFIFQHHLLLPDFTALENVMIPLLISKMNVVKAKQEATEMLGRVGLGERLTSFPSQLSGGESARVGVARALVSKKQLVLADEPTGNLDRETSKNLMALILNLQKELSFSMVLVTHDMELATMANRRNKMISGKLQPITA; encoded by the coding sequence ATGGCTATTGTAAAAATCGAAAATTTAAAAAAGTCTTATTATATTTCAGATAAAGGTGTTCCAATTCTTTGGGATTTGAATTTAGAAATTGGAGTAGGTGAAATAGTATCAGTAGAAGGATCTTCTGGGGTCGGGAAATCCACACTATTGAATATTCTGGGAGCAATGGATGAATTCGACAGCGGACTTGTTGAAGTATGTGGAGTCAACCTCGGCGAAATTAATAATACAGAGAAGGAAAAATTTAGAGCAAATAAAATCTCTTTTATTTTTCAACACCATTTACTTTTACCAGACTTCACAGCTCTTGAAAATGTTATGATTCCTCTCTTAATTAGTAAAATGAATGTAGTCAAAGCAAAACAAGAAGCAACAGAAATGTTAGGACGTGTTGGACTAGGAGAAAGACTTACTAGTTTTCCTTCACAACTCTCTGGTGGAGAAAGTGCACGTGTAGGAGTAGCGAGAGCTTTAGTATCTAAGAAACAACTTGTATTAGCCGATGAACCAACTGGAAACTTGGACAGAGAAACCTCCAAGAACTTAATGGCTCTTATCCTCAATCTACAAAAAGAATTAAGTTTTTCAATGGTATTAGTAACACACGATATGGAACTTGCTACGATGGCAAATCGCCGTAACAAAATGATTTCAGGTAAATTACAACCAATTACTGCCTAA
- a CDS encoding amino acid ABC transporter substrate-binding protein codes for MNKRIKFLLNLILILFPICILANDKSHLNRILKKNEIIVSVGADYEPYYIANSKPGFPGFEVELAQAFADYLGVQLKVVPLLTFSDHAKAIKSGKVDIAFGNSSNLNRGKILGFSDPYYSTSPGALVSKSILPAESEGNLVTNRNFRNLYDLKPLTGVVMGVKDNTSNLDFIKENFPRVVVKTFSTDEETLKALEKNIINCYIADNLYLEGLIQRNPSLKVRMQPVINSVIEKQLSITTPKYDFELLSEANFFIREMKRTGEINRLKEKYFNNNAWVP; via the coding sequence ATGAACAAACGAATAAAATTTCTACTCAATTTAATATTGATACTATTTCCTATCTGTATCTTAGCGAATGATAAGTCTCATTTAAATAGAATTTTGAAAAAAAATGAAATTATAGTTTCAGTTGGCGCAGATTATGAACCGTATTATATTGCTAATTCTAAACCAGGTTTTCCTGGATTTGAAGTGGAACTTGCGCAGGCTTTTGCAGATTATCTCGGAGTTCAGTTAAAAGTAGTTCCACTTCTTACTTTTTCCGATCATGCAAAAGCTATAAAGTCAGGCAAAGTTGATATCGCATTTGGAAATTCTTCTAATTTGAATCGTGGGAAAATTTTAGGATTTAGTGATCCTTATTATTCGACTTCTCCGGGAGCACTTGTAAGTAAATCTATATTACCTGCTGAATCGGAAGGTAATCTTGTTACGAACAGAAATTTCAGAAATTTATATGATCTAAAACCTTTAACTGGCGTTGTAATGGGAGTAAAAGATAACACATCTAACCTTGATTTTATTAAAGAAAATTTTCCAAGAGTCGTTGTTAAAACTTTTTCTACTGATGAAGAAACTCTAAAAGCGTTAGAGAAAAATATTATTAATTGTTATATTGCTGATAATTTATATTTAGAGGGGCTAATCCAAAGAAACCCCAGTCTCAAAGTAAGAATGCAGCCAGTTATAAATTCTGTAATTGAAAAACAATTGAGTATAACTACTCCCAAATATGATTTTGAGTTACTTTCGGAAGCAAATTTTTTTATTAGAGAGATGAAAAGAACGGGAGAAATTAATCGGTTGAAAGAAAAATACTTTAACAATAATGCATGGGTTCCATAG
- a CDS encoding CDP-alcohol phosphatidyltransferase family protein, whose translation MKLKLNWVPNALSLGNLTLGFVSMLIASEVTSSSANSSQIYLLSGIFIILAALFDGFDGMAARALNATSDLGAELDTLADLTTFGVAPGYLTYKMILENFKFDLFGTGELFPYGMLIASIFPICAAYRLARFTVSHDPSSFTGLPSPIAGVIVGLFPVAFPNNSISNFLTIPSFVIVALLMVSTIRYSKPQVAIRGKFTKGKILFILAGFGVLFFFLGLPKVPFLMYGIIIFYVSSGIISLIIQFIQDFFS comes from the coding sequence ATGAAATTAAAATTGAATTGGGTACCTAATGCACTTTCTCTTGGGAATCTTACATTGGGATTTGTATCTATGTTAATCGCATCTGAGGTTACTAGTTCTAGCGCAAATAGTTCACAAATTTATTTATTATCTGGAATTTTTATAATTCTCGCAGCTCTATTTGATGGGTTTGACGGAATGGCTGCGCGAGCACTCAATGCAACATCTGATTTAGGTGCAGAACTTGATACACTTGCCGATTTAACTACTTTTGGAGTGGCACCGGGTTATCTTACATATAAAATGATTTTAGAAAACTTTAAGTTTGATTTATTTGGAACTGGAGAACTTTTTCCATACGGAATGTTAATTGCTTCAATTTTTCCTATATGTGCCGCCTATCGTCTTGCGCGTTTTACAGTTTCACATGATCCATCGTCCTTTACAGGTTTGCCTTCTCCAATTGCAGGTGTAATAGTCGGGCTGTTCCCAGTTGCCTTTCCTAATAATAGTATTTCTAATTTTTTGACTATACCTAGTTTTGTAATTGTCGCTCTACTTATGGTTTCAACAATTCGTTACTCTAAACCACAAGTAGCCATTCGAGGAAAATTCACAAAGGGAAAAATTCTATTTATCCTAGCGGGTTTCGGAGTTTTATTTTTCTTTTTAGGATTACCTAAAGTTCCATTTCTAATGTATGGAATAATTATTTTCTATGTCTCCTCTGGCATAATCAGTTTAATCATCCAATTTATTCAAGATTTTTTTTCCTGA
- the tsaD gene encoding tRNA (adenosine(37)-N6)-threonylcarbamoyltransferase complex transferase subunit TsaD: MFGLGIESSCDETSIGIVEDGKILKSLQLYSQIETHAEFRGVVPEIASRAHLEKINLLLEEALVETRLSLNDMSYVAVTTRPGLIGSLMIGAQLARCISFACKIPIVTVDHLEAHLSAVFLENKTPKFPYLGVLLSGGNSSIFIVEDYGKMKLIADTSDDALGEAFDKVSSLLNLPYPGGPAVEKRAMQHSTSKEDVNPFPELLKDSPSDRIQFSYSGIKTSVLYYIKKNPLTESKINEICYHFQNTAFQLVEKNLLKAIKLTGIKTVVASGGVLANGTLRNKLEVLARTKKIELHYPEKKILCTDNGAMVATLGYYLFTAGKIDSLNFKVSPHR; the protein is encoded by the coding sequence ATGTTTGGACTTGGGATTGAATCTAGTTGTGATGAAACGTCCATAGGAATAGTCGAAGACGGAAAAATTTTAAAAAGTCTCCAATTGTACAGCCAAATAGAAACTCATGCTGAATTTAGAGGTGTAGTTCCTGAAATTGCATCCCGTGCCCATTTAGAGAAAATTAATCTTCTGCTCGAAGAAGCGTTAGTCGAAACAAGACTCTCCTTAAATGATATGTCCTACGTAGCAGTGACTACAAGACCTGGTCTAATTGGATCTCTAATGATAGGTGCGCAGTTAGCTAGATGTATTTCGTTCGCCTGCAAAATTCCAATTGTTACAGTAGACCATTTAGAAGCACATCTTAGCGCAGTTTTCCTAGAAAATAAAACTCCCAAATTTCCGTATTTAGGAGTTTTATTATCTGGCGGAAATTCCTCGATATTTATCGTAGAGGACTACGGCAAAATGAAATTAATCGCTGATACATCCGATGACGCATTGGGAGAAGCATTTGACAAAGTATCTTCTTTATTAAATCTTCCTTATCCGGGTGGTCCTGCAGTTGAAAAAAGAGCAATGCAACATTCTACATCGAAAGAGGATGTTAATCCGTTTCCTGAATTACTAAAAGATTCACCTTCTGATAGAATTCAATTTTCTTACAGCGGAATTAAAACTAGTGTCCTCTACTATATAAAAAAAAATCCACTAACTGAATCCAAAATTAATGAAATTTGTTACCATTTTCAAAATACAGCATTTCAACTCGTTGAAAAAAACTTACTCAAAGCCATTAAATTAACTGGAATAAAAACGGTCGTGGCAAGTGGAGGAGTTTTAGCAAACGGGACATTAAGGAATAAACTCGAAGTACTAGCCAGAACAAAAAAAATAGAACTTCATTATCCTGAAAAAAAAATCCTTTGTACCGACAATGGGGCGATGGTTGCGACCCTTGGATATTATCTTTTTACCGCTGGAAAAATAGATTCACTCAATTTCAAAGTTAGTCCGCATAGGTAA